The nucleotide sequence CAGGAACTGGGTCTGGATGACGTTGCCGATCATGCGGGTGTCGGTGGAGCCGAGCAGCTCGGCGTTGACGTAGTCACCGGCCGCCGGGATGAAGGTCAGCAGCGTGCCGGAGACCACGCCGGGCATGGACAGCGGGAAGGTCACCTTGCGGAAGGTGGTCCAGGGCCGGGCGTACAGGTCGCCGGCCGCCTCGTGCAGCCGTACGTCGATCCGCTCCAGGGAGGTGTAGAGCGGCAGGATCATGAACGGCAGGAAGTTGTACGTGAGCCCGCACACCACCGCCAGCGGGGTGGCCAGCACCCGGTCCCCCGCCGTCCAGCCGAGCCAGCCGGTGACGTCGAGGACGTGCAGGGTGTTCAGCGCGTGCACCACGGGCCCGTTGTCCGCGAGGATCGTCTTCCAGGCGAGGGTGCGGATCAGGAAGCTGGTGAAGAACGGCGCGATCACCAGGATCATGATCAGGTTCCGCCAGCGCCCGGCCCGGAACGCGATCAGGTAGGCCAGCGGATAGCCCAGCAGCAGGCACAGCACGGTCGCGGCGGCCGCGTAGAGCACCGAGCGGACGAACTGCGGCCAGTACTCGGCGAGCGCGTGCCAGTAGGTGGCGAAGTGCCAGGTGACCTTGTAGCCCTGCTCCAGCGAACCGGTCTGCACGGAGGTCGACGCCTGGTAGACCATCGGCAGCGCGAAGAACACGATCAGCCACAGGATGCCGGGCAGCAGCAGCCAGTACGGGGTGAACCGGCCGCGCCCGCGGGGTGGCTTCGCGGGCTCCGGCGGGGCGAGCGGCGGCGCCTCGGTGAGCGTCGGCATCAGAGAGCCGCCTCTTCCTCGGTGCCGGCGTCGATGTCCTGGGCGGCGTCGAGGGCGAAGGTGTGCGCCGGGTTCCAGTGCAGGACGACCTCGGCGCCGGGGACGAGCCGGGTGTCCCGCTCGACGTTCTGGGCGTACACCGCGAGCGCGCCCGCCACGGGGCTGTCGATCACGTACTGGGTGGAGACGCCGATGAAGCCGGCGTCGGCGATGGTGCCGGTGAGGCGGTTGCGGCCCTCGGGGACCGAGCCCGCGTCGTCGGCGTGGGTGAGCGCGATCTTCTCGGGGCGGATGCCGACCAGGACCTTGCCGCCGGTGGGCGCAGGGGCCGAACAGCGTGCCTCGGGCAGCAGCAGCTTGCCGTCCCCGGCGCGCAGCACGATGTCGCCGCCGCTGCGGGAGTCGACCTCGGCCTCGATCAGGTTGGAGGTGCCGAGGAAGTTGGCGACGAAGGTGGTGCCCGGGTTCTCGTACAGCTCGGCGGGCGAGCCGAGCTGCTCGACGCGGCCCGCGTTCATCACGGCGACCGTGTCGGCCATGGTCATGGCCTCCTCCTGGTCGTGCGTGACATGGACGAAGGTGATGCCGACCTCGGTCTGGATGCGCTTGAGCTCCAGTTGCATCTGGCGGCGCAGCTTGAGGTCGAGGGCGCCGAGGGGTTCGTCGAGCAGGAGCACCTTGGGGTGGTTGATCAGGGCGCGGGCGACCGCGACGCGCTGCTGCTGGCCGCCGGAGAGCTGGTGCGGCTTCTTGCGGGCCTGCTCGCCGAGCTGGACCAGCTCCAGCATCTCCTCGACCTGCTTCTTCACGCTCTTGACGCCACGCCGGCGCAGGCCGAAGGCGACGTTCTCGAAGATGTCGAGGTGCGGGAAGAGGGCGTAGGACTGGAAGACCGTGTTGACCGGCCGCTTGTACGGGGGCAGCCCGGTGACGTCGAGTTCGCCGAGGTGCACGGTGCCG is from Streptomyces seoulensis and encodes:
- a CDS encoding ABC transporter permease; the protein is MPTLTEAPPLAPPEPAKPPRGRGRFTPYWLLLPGILWLIVFFALPMVYQASTSVQTGSLEQGYKVTWHFATYWHALAEYWPQFVRSVLYAAAATVLCLLLGYPLAYLIAFRAGRWRNLIMILVIAPFFTSFLIRTLAWKTILADNGPVVHALNTLHVLDVTGWLGWTAGDRVLATPLAVVCGLTYNFLPFMILPLYTSLERIDVRLHEAAGDLYARPWTTFRKVTFPLSMPGVVSGTLLTFIPAAGDYVNAELLGSTDTRMIGNVIQTQFLRVLDYPTAAALSFILMAAILAMVTFYIRRAGTEDLV
- a CDS encoding ABC transporter ATP-binding protein gives rise to the protein MTRMKTTTDGSGDVRLTGIGKKYGSFTAVHPLDLTVPQGSFFALLGASGCGKTTTLRMIAGLEEPTSGTVHLGELDVTGLPPYKRPVNTVFQSYALFPHLDIFENVAFGLRRRGVKSVKKQVEEMLELVQLGEQARKKPHQLSGGQQQRVAVARALINHPKVLLLDEPLGALDLKLRRQMQLELKRIQTEVGITFVHVTHDQEEAMTMADTVAVMNAGRVEQLGSPAELYENPGTTFVANFLGTSNLIEAEVDSRSGGDIVLRAGDGKLLLPEARCSAPAPTGGKVLVGIRPEKIALTHADDAGSVPEGRNRLTGTIADAGFIGVSTQYVIDSPVAGALAVYAQNVERDTRLVPGAEVVLHWNPAHTFALDAAQDIDAGTEEEAAL